Proteins co-encoded in one Fastidiosipila sp. genomic window:
- a CDS encoding ABC transporter ATP-binding protein: MTSQVKESAAKANAGKRDASKKLDYQPDPANILEVRNLSKHFNIKTGLFSSLPLKAVDDVSFFIRHKETLGLVGESGCGKTTVGRALMWLYPPTAGDVYFNGSLISEKNVRSLRRNMQMVFQDPYSSLNPRMTVEDIIGESLSIHKIFKTKKEQRERVYDLMRLVGLNKEHATRYAHEFSGGQRQRIGIARALAINPKFIVCDESVSALDVSIQAQILNMFKDLQDQLNLSYLFIAHDILVVTYMSDRIAVMYLGKMVEQAKTDEINSNPIHPYTQSLFSAVPIPDPRTARESHRIVLEGDVPSPLHVPSGCAFRTRCPYATEQCALETPPFEDRGGEHFVACWNR, encoded by the coding sequence ATGACCAGCCAAGTGAAGGAGTCTGCCGCCAAGGCAAATGCCGGTAAAAGGGATGCCTCCAAAAAGCTGGACTACCAGCCGGATCCGGCCAACATCCTGGAAGTACGGAATCTTAGCAAGCATTTCAATATCAAGACGGGTCTTTTCAGTTCCCTGCCGCTCAAGGCGGTTGATGATGTCTCCTTTTTCATCCGCCACAAGGAAACCCTGGGCCTGGTCGGTGAATCCGGCTGCGGCAAGACCACAGTCGGTCGGGCGCTCATGTGGCTTTATCCGCCGACGGCAGGCGATGTCTATTTTAACGGATCGCTGATTTCCGAGAAGAACGTCCGCTCACTTCGGCGCAACATGCAAATGGTTTTCCAGGATCCCTATTCCTCACTCAACCCCCGCATGACCGTGGAGGATATCATCGGCGAATCCCTGTCCATCCATAAGATTTTTAAAACCAAGAAGGAGCAAAGGGAACGCGTTTATGACCTGATGCGCCTAGTCGGGCTCAACAAGGAACACGCGACCCGCTATGCCCACGAGTTTTCAGGCGGCCAGCGCCAGCGGATCGGCATTGCCAGGGCCCTGGCCATCAATCCCAAGTTCATCGTCTGCGACGAATCGGTATCCGCGCTGGATGTGTCCATCCAGGCGCAGATACTCAACATGTTCAAGGATCTCCAGGATCAGCTCAATTTGAGCTATCTTTTCATTGCTCATGATATTCTGGTTGTGACCTATATGAGCGACCGTATCGCGGTCATGTACCTTGGCAAAATGGTTGAGCAGGCAAAGACGGATGAGATCAACAGCAATCCTATCCATCCCTACACCCAATCGCTCTTCTCCGCCGTCCCCATTCCCGATCCCAGGACGGCCCGGGAGAGTCACCGGATTGTACTTGAAGGAGATGTTCCGAGCCCTCTGCATGTGCCGAGCGGATGCGCCTTTCGAACGCGCTGCCCTTACGCAACCGAGCAGTGTGCATTGGAAACACCCCCCTTTGAGGATAGAGGCGGCGAACATTTTGTCGCCTGCTGGAATCGTTAG
- a CDS encoding ABC transporter ATP-binding protein, producing MAEHLLEVKNLSTSFFTDSGEVKAVNGISFELDRGKVLGIVGESGSGKSVTAYSIMQILSFPGRVTGGEIIFKGKDLLKLSDKKMREYRGESISIIFQDPMTSLNPVYTIGNQLDEAIRLHTDRRGQAIRERSLELIRLVGINDPKRRIKQYPHELSGGMRQRVMIAMALACEPDILIADEPTTALDVTIQAQILELIKELQQQFGMAVIMITHDLGVIADMCDEIIVMYAGSICERGTTDDIFYSPKHEYTKNLLKSIPKSQKSDERLVPIAGNPIDLLNLPEGCAFAPRCQAAMEICLEQSPEEIVLSETQSAACWVNVREYLLNHRGAETKEEGGDSA from the coding sequence ATGGCAGAACATTTGTTGGAAGTTAAAAATCTAAGCACTTCATTCTTCACAGATTCCGGGGAAGTCAAGGCAGTCAACGGCATCTCCTTTGAACTGGACCGCGGCAAGGTCCTGGGCATTGTCGGGGAGTCGGGGAGCGGGAAGAGTGTGACGGCTTATTCGATCATGCAGATTTTATCCTTTCCCGGCCGCGTTACCGGCGGAGAAATCATTTTCAAGGGAAAGGATCTTTTGAAGCTGTCCGACAAAAAGATGCGGGAGTACAGAGGCGAGAGCATCAGCATCATTTTCCAGGATCCCATGACCTCACTGAATCCTGTTTACACCATCGGCAATCAGCTGGATGAGGCCATCCGGCTGCACACCGACCGCAGGGGCCAGGCAATCAGGGAGCGCTCGCTTGAATTGATCCGGCTTGTGGGCATTAATGACCCCAAGCGGCGCATCAAACAATATCCCCATGAACTGTCGGGCGGCATGCGCCAGCGGGTCATGATTGCCATGGCGCTCGCCTGTGAGCCGGACATCCTGATTGCGGACGAGCCGACGACCGCCCTCGATGTGACCATCCAGGCCCAGATCCTTGAGCTGATTAAAGAGCTGCAGCAGCAGTTCGGCATGGCCGTCATCATGATCACCCATGACCTGGGCGTGATTGCGGATATGTGTGACGAAATCATCGTCATGTACGCCGGATCCATCTGTGAGCGGGGGACAACGGACGACATCTTCTACTCACCCAAGCATGAGTACACCAAGAACCTGCTCAAGTCCATTCCCAAGTCACAGAAATCCGACGAGCGGCTGGTACCCATTGCAGGTAACCCCATTGACCTTCTCAACTTGCCGGAGGGATGCGCTTTTGCCCCCCGCTGCCAGGCAGCCATGGAAATCTGTCTGGAACAAAGTCCCGAGGAGATCGTCCTGTCAGAAACACAGTCGGCCGCCTGCTGGGTCAATGTCCGCGAATATCTGTTGAATCACCGGGGCGCAGAAACCAAAGAAGAGGGAGGCGACAGCGCATGA
- a CDS encoding peptide ABC transporter substrate-binding protein: MKKLLTILLMFVMILTLVACAPKEAEPTKAPEPGKTEAPTQPGETEGPGEPGEDDEYPDPHDWKAYDDLIEFIKTTQDMDARLAAMHEAEDMLMATGAIVPIYHYNDNYMAKPGVEGYYVTPYAYKYFEKATFGDRDTLNLCIASEPQYIDPALNSAVDGAVMAVNSFSGLVTYNEKMELVPDTAEKIDISDDGMTYTFTMRDGLKWSNGDPFDAHDFEYSLKRAADPEVGADYRYMLDCIKGWPEDDTEDVENLAVKASEDGKTLTIELKAITAYFLDLCAFPTYFPVHKASVEGAPGYRDTDGKIKDPAAWTQEGGYISNGPFMNTGWEHNRSITFEKNPHFHRADNVKLQKLHFVLNDDDPVIYQMYTAGDLDFIDNVPPAEIKKLLEENNPEFHVVDNLGTYFVIFNVKSDMFDGMSVAQAAKVRWAVMYAIDRQYIVDVVGQTGQTLANSFIPPMMLDGTGHEFKRNTAAYSYPDEASAGYYPYEQDLDKARELLEEAGYEFGGDGKLLDSNPIHINYLFNTHEAHAQIAQIIIDDLAQLGIEMTVNQQDWDTTLAERKAGHYDVARHGWIADFNDPINMLEMWTSTSGNNDAQFGK, translated from the coding sequence ATGAAGAAACTACTGACAATCCTTTTGATGTTCGTCATGATCCTCACACTCGTTGCCTGTGCGCCGAAGGAAGCGGAACCGACCAAGGCGCCGGAGCCGGGCAAGACTGAGGCTCCGACCCAGCCGGGAGAGACCGAGGGACCGGGCGAGCCCGGAGAGGATGATGAATATCCGGATCCGCACGACTGGAAGGCCTACGATGATCTGATTGAGTTCATCAAGACAACGCAGGACATGGATGCCCGTCTGGCTGCCATGCACGAAGCGGAAGACATGTTGATGGCGACCGGCGCCATTGTGCCGATCTACCATTACAACGACAACTACATGGCCAAGCCCGGAGTTGAAGGCTACTATGTCACGCCCTACGCTTACAAGTACTTTGAAAAAGCGACCTTTGGGGACCGTGACACCCTGAATCTCTGCATTGCCAGTGAGCCGCAGTACATCGATCCCGCGCTCAACTCGGCCGTTGACGGAGCGGTCATGGCGGTCAACTCCTTCTCCGGTCTGGTGACCTACAACGAGAAGATGGAGCTGGTGCCCGACACAGCCGAGAAAATTGACATTTCCGACGACGGCATGACCTACACCTTCACCATGCGTGACGGCCTGAAATGGTCCAACGGCGACCCCTTTGACGCGCACGACTTCGAGTATTCACTCAAGCGCGCCGCCGATCCGGAAGTCGGAGCCGACTACCGTTACATGCTGGACTGCATCAAGGGCTGGCCCGAGGATGACACGGAAGATGTCGAGAACCTGGCTGTCAAGGCCTCGGAAGACGGCAAGACGCTGACCATCGAGCTGAAAGCCATTACGGCCTACTTCCTCGATCTTTGCGCCTTCCCGACCTACTTCCCGGTCCACAAGGCTTCAGTCGAAGGCGCACCCGGCTACAGGGACACCGACGGCAAGATCAAGGATCCCGCTGCCTGGACCCAGGAGGGCGGCTACATCTCCAACGGCCCCTTCATGAACACGGGCTGGGAGCACAACCGCAGCATCACCTTTGAGAAGAATCCGCACTTCCACCGGGCTGACAATGTCAAGCTCCAGAAGCTGCACTTCGTCCTCAACGACGATGATCCGGTCATCTATCAGATGTACACGGCCGGTGACCTCGATTTCATCGACAACGTACCGCCGGCTGAAATCAAGAAGCTTCTCGAGGAGAACAATCCGGAGTTCCACGTGGTGGACAACCTGGGGACCTATTTTGTCATCTTCAACGTCAAGTCCGATATGTTTGACGGCATGTCGGTCGCTCAGGCGGCCAAGGTCAGATGGGCAGTCATGTATGCCATCGACCGTCAGTACATCGTCGACGTAGTGGGACAGACCGGCCAGACCCTGGCCAACTCCTTCATCCCGCCCATGATGCTGGATGGCACCGGTCACGAGTTCAAACGCAATACCGCTGCCTACTCCTATCCGGATGAGGCCTCCGCGGGCTACTACCCCTACGAGCAGGATCTCGACAAGGCGAGAGAACTGCTTGAAGAGGCCGGCTACGAATTCGGCGGCGACGGCAAACTCCTCGACTCGAATCCGATCCACATCAACTATCTCTTCAATACCCATGAGGCTCACGCCCAGATCGCTCAGATCATCATCGACGACCTGGCCCAGCTCGGGATTGAAATGACCGTTAATCAGCAGGATTGGGATACCACCCTGGCTGAAAGAAAAGCCGGCCATTATGACGTTGCCCGTCACGGCTGGATCGCTGACTTCAACGACCCCATCAACATGCTTGAGATGTGGACGTCGACCTCCGGCAACAACGACGCTCAGTTCGGAAAATAA
- a CDS encoding ABC transporter permease, protein MWRYFLKRILLAIVTVFVVIAITFFTMNAIPGGPFDKEKASDPATIKALTERYDLDKPLGEQFLMYLTRMLHGDLGISMRNGREIIKTINKKFAVSARIGGYSIIASFAIGITLGVIAALRRNKMTDRVIIFFTTLFQSVPGFVMATLILLVFALKLGWFPVYNEVRPNYFLAVLSLSLYPAAYITRLTKSSMLDVMADDYIRTARSKGVSPGKVVFKHALRNAVLPIITYLGPMVAYTLTGSMVVETVFTMPGLGLEFVQSILNRDYTMIMGTTIFLASLMVIMTLISDLIYKMVDPRITFD, encoded by the coding sequence ATGTGGCGGTATTTTCTTAAGCGGATCCTTTTGGCCATTGTAACGGTATTTGTAGTCATTGCCATCACTTTTTTCACCATGAATGCGATCCCCGGAGGACCGTTTGACAAGGAAAAAGCCTCGGATCCCGCGACAATCAAAGCTCTGACGGAACGGTACGATCTTGACAAACCCCTCGGCGAGCAATTTTTGATGTATCTGACCCGTATGCTGCACGGGGATCTGGGTATTTCCATGCGCAACGGCCGGGAGATCATCAAAACCATCAACAAGAAATTTGCGGTATCAGCCAGAATTGGCGGCTATTCCATTATCGCCTCCTTTGCCATCGGCATCACCCTGGGAGTCATTGCGGCCCTTCGCCGCAACAAGATGACTGACCGTGTCATCATCTTTTTCACCACCCTGTTTCAGTCGGTGCCGGGATTTGTGATGGCCACTTTGATTTTGCTGGTCTTTGCACTCAAGCTGGGCTGGTTCCCCGTCTATAACGAAGTAAGACCCAACTATTTTCTGGCCGTCCTGTCTCTTTCCCTTTACCCGGCGGCCTACATCACACGGCTGACCAAGTCAAGCATGCTGGATGTCATGGCTGACGACTACATCCGGACAGCCCGGTCCAAAGGTGTCAGCCCCGGAAAAGTTGTTTTTAAACATGCCCTCCGGAACGCAGTTCTGCCCATTATTACCTACCTGGGTCCCATGGTGGCTTATACATTGACGGGAAGCATGGTGGTGGAAACGGTATTTACCATGCCCGGCCTCGGCCTTGAGTTTGTTCAGAGCATTCTCAACCGGGACTACACCATGATTATGGGAACGACAATTTTCCTGGCTTCACTCATGGTCATCATGACACTGATCAGCGATCTTATTTATAAGATGGTTGATCCCAGGATCACATTCGATTAG
- a CDS encoding ABC transporter permease — protein sequence MSDGNKRAPFAKNLLSMQVDLSKFTLASEEDKQSFEVMRPPSTFWRDGFKNFKKNKMAMTSVIVLILIILAIVIIPKFVPYKYSETIRVEGQRDRTVANLRPYEWSEKEQEYIDKGGDLFPHVMGTDPLGRDYFIRVIIGTRVSLIVGFFASLIVLVIGLIYGSISGFLGGKTDLVMMRIVDIIYSLPDTLMIILLSFVLKETIGKQIQGTILAKIGTGMISMFIVFGLLYWVSMARLIRGQILSIKENEYVLAANSMGASKARTIRKHILPNCISVIIISTALQIPSAIFTESFLSFLGLGVAVPMPSLGSLASEARQGMQAYPYQLIFPAVIISLIVLALNLIGDGLRDAFDPKLRK from the coding sequence ATGAGTGACGGAAATAAACGGGCACCTTTTGCCAAAAACCTGCTGAGCATGCAAGTCGACCTGTCCAAGTTTACCCTGGCTTCAGAGGAGGACAAACAGAGTTTCGAAGTCATGCGTCCGCCCAGTACTTTCTGGCGGGACGGCTTCAAAAACTTCAAAAAGAATAAAATGGCCATGACCAGTGTGATTGTTTTGATACTGATCATCCTGGCCATCGTGATCATCCCCAAGTTCGTGCCTTACAAGTACAGCGAAACCATCCGGGTGGAGGGTCAGCGCGACCGGACGGTCGCCAATTTGCGGCCTTATGAGTGGTCTGAAAAAGAACAGGAATACATCGATAAGGGCGGGGATCTCTTCCCGCATGTCATGGGAACGGACCCGCTGGGGCGGGATTATTTCATCCGCGTCATCATCGGAACCCGGGTTTCGCTGATTGTGGGTTTTTTCGCCAGTCTGATCGTCTTGGTTATCGGCCTGATTTACGGATCCATATCCGGTTTTCTGGGCGGCAAGACCGACCTGGTCATGATGCGGATCGTGGACATCATCTATTCGCTGCCTGATACCCTGATGATTATCCTGCTGTCCTTTGTTCTCAAGGAAACCATCGGAAAGCAGATTCAGGGAACCATCCTGGCCAAAATCGGCACCGGCATGATCAGCATGTTCATCGTCTTCGGCCTCCTTTACTGGGTCAGCATGGCCCGCCTGATCCGGGGTCAGATCCTGTCCATCAAGGAAAATGAATATGTACTGGCCGCCAATTCCATGGGCGCATCCAAGGCGAGAACCATCCGCAAGCATATTTTGCCCAACTGCATCAGTGTCATCATTATCTCAACGGCCCTCCAGATTCCTTCGGCCATCTTCACGGAAAGTTTCCTAAGCTTTCTCGGCCTGGGTGTGGCGGTGCCCATGCCCAGCCTGGGCTCGCTGGCAAGTGAAGCGCGGCAGGGCATGCAGGCCTACCCCTACCAGCTGATTTTTCCGGCGGTCATCATCTCCTTGATCGTGCTGGCCCTGAATCTAATCGGAGACGGCCTGCGCGATGCTTTTGACCCTAAGTTGAGGAAATAG